One window of Flavobacterium ammonificans genomic DNA carries:
- a CDS encoding YceI family protein, with translation MKNLKTIAFALVVALATVSVSAQTKKIDAAKSSINWLGKKVTGQHNGTVNFKDGALVFNGKKVAGGNFTVDMTSLTATDLQGEYQGKLNGHLKADDFFGTEKFPTAKLVFKKVVAKSANVFSVTGDLTIKGITKPITFDLTTTANSATTKFMVDRTKYDIKYGSGTFFTSIGDKAIADEFELDVTLKF, from the coding sequence ATGAAAAATTTAAAAACAATTGCATTCGCATTAGTTGTAGCTTTAGCTACAGTATCGGTATCAGCTCAAACCAAAAAAATTGACGCTGCAAAAAGTTCTATTAACTGGTTAGGAAAAAAAGTTACAGGACAACACAACGGAACAGTAAACTTTAAAGATGGTGCTTTAGTTTTCAACGGGAAAAAAGTAGCTGGTGGAAACTTCACAGTAGACATGACATCTTTAACTGCTACTGATTTACAAGGTGAATACCAAGGTAAATTAAATGGTCACTTGAAAGCAGATGATTTCTTTGGAACTGAAAAATTCCCAACAGCTAAACTAGTTTTCAAAAAAGTAGTTGCAAAATCAGCAAATGTATTTTCGGTAACTGGAGATTTGACTATCAAAGGAATTACTAAACCAATTACATTTGATTTAACTACAACAGCTAACTCAGCTACTACTAAATTTATGGTAGACAGAACAAAATATGACATCAAATACGGTTCAGGAACTTTCTTTACTTCAATTGGAGACAAAGCGATTGCTGACGAATTTGAATTAGATGTAACCTTGAAATTCTAA
- a CDS encoding NAD(P)H-dependent oxidoreductase has product MSTFLENQNWRYATKKFDATKKITDADLAFLKEAIRLSTSSYGLQPYKVFIIENPELRAKLVAASYGQAQVADASHLLVFANELNFGEAGINQLAATICKTRELPLEAIQGYVDFMKGNITGLPEETRNIWTAKQTYLALGNLLNAAAELHIDVTPMEGFIPEQVNEILGLEKLGLNATLLAPIGYRHAEDATQHHKKVRKSNEELFITL; this is encoded by the coding sequence ATGAGTACATTTTTAGAAAACCAGAATTGGAGATATGCTACAAAGAAATTTGATGCTACAAAAAAAATTACAGATGCTGATTTAGCATTTCTGAAAGAAGCAATTCGCTTGAGTACATCATCGTATGGTTTACAACCTTACAAAGTTTTCATCATAGAAAATCCTGAACTAAGAGCTAAATTAGTAGCTGCATCTTATGGTCAAGCGCAAGTTGCTGATGCTTCTCACCTCTTGGTTTTTGCCAATGAATTGAATTTTGGCGAAGCAGGAATTAATCAATTAGCAGCAACAATCTGCAAAACAAGAGAATTACCATTAGAAGCTATTCAAGGATATGTCGATTTTATGAAAGGAAACATTACTGGTTTGCCAGAAGAAACAAGAAATATTTGGACAGCAAAACAAACCTATTTAGCTTTGGGAAATTTATTGAATGCTGCTGCTGAACTTCATATTGATGTTACCCCAATGGAAGGATTTATACCAGAGCAAGTTAATGAAATCTTAGGATTAGAGAAATTAGGTCTTAACGCAACTTTATTAGCTCCAATAGGTTACAGACATGCTGAAGACGCAACTCAACATCACAAAAAAGTTAGAAAATCAAACGAAGAATTATTTATCACACTTTAA
- a CDS encoding MarR family winged helix-turn-helix transcriptional regulator, whose amino-acid sequence MKIEEILKSTVPMDNSKKIIMNIMYTQNIIAENFNEILKPFDISSEQFNVLRILRGQKGNPTNMFVIQERMLAKTSNTTRLVDKLLLKELVTREVCPDNRRKIEVTITKKGLAILAELEPKVKMHEDSYSQKLTEEERIQLNELLEKFRN is encoded by the coding sequence ATGAAAATCGAAGAGATCTTAAAATCAACTGTACCTATGGATAATTCTAAAAAAATTATCATGAACATTATGTATACCCAAAACATAATTGCAGAAAATTTTAATGAAATTTTAAAACCCTTTGATATTTCTTCTGAACAATTTAATGTGTTACGCATCTTGCGTGGTCAAAAAGGGAATCCTACTAATATGTTTGTGATTCAAGAGCGTATGTTAGCTAAAACGAGTAATACCACTCGTTTAGTAGATAAACTCTTGTTGAAAGAATTAGTAACTCGTGAAGTTTGTCCTGATAATCGTAGAAAAATTGAAGTTACTATTACTAAAAAAGGTTTGGCTATTCTAGCTGAGTTAGAACCTAAAGTTAAAATGCATGAAGACTCTTATTCTCAAAAATTAACTGAAGAAGAGCGCATTCAGTTGAACGAATTATTAGAAAAATTTAGAAATTAA
- a CDS encoding acyl-[acyl-carrier-protein] thioesterase, whose product MPISPNFTSILSKEWEINFTQCAPNGYLKYTELCNILQMTAAAHSEVGGISFTDMQEYNQAWVLSRMRVEVSELPQWRDVVTVKTWINSLENSRSVRALEMYVNGKKIVGSETFWAVFNTEIRRPEALALPYEHFELFPDNKATQETFSKISLNHDKEMVFQKTVRLSDLDIVNHANNVKYLEWCLDLVDETKILNQKIESFEMNFIKELSLKNEVVIHEKSEENTTIFSITKEDKSCFALQLNWK is encoded by the coding sequence ATGCCAATTTCTCCTAATTTCACTTCTATTTTAAGCAAAGAATGGGAAATCAATTTTACCCAATGTGCACCCAATGGCTATTTAAAATACACCGAATTGTGTAATATATTGCAAATGACCGCTGCGGCACATTCTGAAGTAGGCGGCATTAGTTTTACTGATATGCAGGAGTACAACCAAGCTTGGGTATTGAGCCGAATGCGAGTAGAAGTGAGTGAATTACCTCAATGGCGTGATGTAGTTACTGTTAAAACGTGGATTAATTCATTAGAAAATTCCCGTTCCGTTCGTGCTTTAGAAATGTATGTTAATGGAAAAAAGATTGTAGGTTCTGAAACATTCTGGGCGGTTTTTAATACGGAAATTCGTCGTCCCGAAGCCTTGGCTTTGCCTTACGAACATTTTGAATTATTTCCTGACAATAAAGCCACACAAGAAACTTTTTCTAAAATCAGCCTCAACCACGATAAAGAAATGGTGTTTCAAAAAACAGTTCGCTTATCCGATTTGGATATTGTCAATCACGCCAATAATGTCAAGTATTTAGAATGGTGTTTGGATCTAGTCGATGAAACCAAAATTCTGAACCAAAAAATTGAAAGTTTTGAAATGAATTTCATAAAAGAACTATCGTTAAAAAACGAAGTGGTTATTCACGAAAAAAGCGAGGAAAACACTACTATTTTTAGTATTACCAAAGAAGATAAAAGCTGTTTTGCCCTGCAATTGAATTGGAAATAA
- the miaA gene encoding tRNA (adenosine(37)-N6)-dimethylallyltransferase MiaA has translation MKYLITIIGPTAIGKTSLSIALAQHFKCEIISCDSRQFFKEMQIGTAVPSQDELTAAPHHFIQNKSIFENYTVGDYEKEAIAKLNELYQTNDYVILVGGSGLYVDAVLKGFDSFPDIDTAVRDEVNRNFEKNGIAYLQEKLEQLDLVYFEKIKLENPQTLQNPQRMMRFVEVCIGTGQPYSSFLNQTKNNRNFTPIIIGLEAERSVMYDRINQRVDIMLNEGLLAEAKELYPHKELNALQTVGYRELFRYFDGDDSLEFAIEEIKKNTRRFSKRQITWFKRTENAKWFDYLCDRKEIIDYINKSTTHQP, from the coding sequence ATGAAATACCTCATAACAATCATTGGTCCAACGGCAATAGGAAAAACTTCCTTAAGCATTGCTTTGGCTCAACATTTTAAATGTGAGATAATTTCGTGTGACAGTCGTCAATTTTTCAAAGAAATGCAAATTGGTACCGCAGTTCCAAGTCAAGATGAATTGACTGCCGCTCCACATCACTTCATTCAAAATAAATCCATTTTTGAGAACTATACCGTTGGCGATTATGAAAAAGAAGCCATTGCAAAACTTAACGAATTGTATCAAACCAACGACTATGTCATTTTAGTAGGTGGTTCGGGTTTGTATGTTGATGCTGTTTTAAAAGGTTTTGATTCCTTTCCAGATATTGATACCGCTGTTCGAGATGAAGTAAATAGAAACTTTGAAAAAAATGGGATTGCGTACTTACAAGAAAAATTAGAACAACTTGACCTAGTCTATTTTGAAAAAATTAAACTTGAAAATCCGCAAACGCTTCAAAACCCTCAACGTATGATGCGATTTGTAGAAGTTTGCATTGGAACTGGACAACCCTACTCCTCTTTCTTAAATCAAACTAAAAACAATCGAAATTTTACACCAATCATTATTGGTTTAGAGGCTGAACGTAGCGTTATGTATGATCGAATTAATCAACGGGTAGACATCATGCTCAATGAAGGCCTTTTGGCAGAAGCCAAAGAATTATATCCGCACAAAGAATTAAACGCATTACAAACCGTGGGCTATCGCGAATTATTCCGTTATTTTGATGGTGACGATAGTTTAGAATTCGCCATTGAAGAAATCAAAAAGAACACTCGCCGTTTTTCTAAACGACAAATAACTTGGTTTAAAAGAACCGAAAATGCGAAGTGGTTTGATTATTTATGCGATAGAAAAGAAATTATAGACTACATCAATAAATCTACAACACATCAACCCTAA
- a CDS encoding exonuclease domain-containing protein: MYAILDIETTGGQFNEEGITEIAIYKFDGHKVVDQFISLVNPEIPIQPFVVKLTGINNAMLRSAPKFFEVAKRIIEITSDCVIVAHNASFDYRILRTEFKRLGFDFQAKTLCTVELSKKLIPEQPSYSLGKLVRALGIPMADRHRASGDAMATTKLFKMLLEKDVEKQILNDFIKQEIQKGIAPKLLDIVENLPSKTGVYYIHNEKGDLIYIGKSRNIKKRINQHFTGTSTKSKKIQREVFTVTYEETGSELIALLKESEEIKINKPIFNRAQRKSIFEWALYSEKDTNGYLNLRLQKADGRKKEITSFTTLQEGKNALFRITEKYRLCQKLTGLYQTNSDCFQYKIKECDGACIGKVTPEEYNNRVQKFIAENSFENQNKILIDRGRNVNERSAVLIENGIYKGYAFYDLNYQVTHIDILKNILIPMQHNRDAKTIIQGQIRRSKTLKTISF, translated from the coding sequence TTGTACGCAATTCTCGACATAGAAACCACCGGAGGTCAATTCAACGAAGAAGGAATTACCGAAATCGCCATCTACAAATTTGATGGTCACAAAGTGGTGGATCAATTCATCAGTTTAGTGAATCCTGAAATTCCAATTCAGCCTTTTGTGGTTAAATTGACAGGGATTAATAATGCCATGTTGCGCTCAGCACCCAAGTTTTTTGAAGTGGCTAAACGCATTATTGAAATCACTTCGGATTGTGTTATTGTCGCACACAATGCTTCATTTGATTACCGAATTTTACGCACCGAATTCAAACGTTTAGGCTTCGATTTTCAAGCCAAAACCTTATGTACCGTAGAATTGTCTAAAAAATTAATTCCCGAACAACCTTCGTATAGTTTAGGAAAATTAGTTCGCGCTTTAGGCATTCCAATGGCAGACCGACACCGAGCTAGCGGAGACGCTATGGCAACAACCAAATTATTCAAAATGCTTTTGGAAAAAGATGTCGAAAAGCAAATTTTGAACGACTTTATCAAACAAGAAATCCAAAAAGGAATTGCACCAAAACTGTTGGATATTGTAGAAAATTTACCTTCTAAAACAGGTGTTTACTACATTCATAACGAAAAAGGCGATTTGATTTACATTGGCAAAAGCCGAAATATCAAAAAGCGAATTAATCAACACTTTACGGGAACTTCTACCAAATCCAAAAAGATTCAAAGAGAAGTATTTACGGTTACTTACGAAGAAACGGGCAGCGAATTGATTGCCCTTTTGAAAGAAAGCGAAGAAATCAAAATCAACAAACCTATTTTCAATCGAGCGCAACGCAAAAGTATCTTTGAGTGGGCTTTGTATTCCGAAAAAGACACAAACGGCTATTTGAATTTACGCTTGCAGAAAGCCGATGGACGCAAAAAAGAAATCACCTCTTTTACAACACTCCAAGAAGGCAAAAATGCGCTTTTCCGTATTACCGAAAAGTACCGATTGTGTCAAAAACTGACTGGTTTATATCAAACCAATTCAGACTGCTTTCAATATAAAATCAAAGAATGTGACGGCGCTTGTATTGGAAAAGTTACCCCGGAAGAATACAACAACCGAGTACAAAAATTCATCGCCGAAAATAGTTTTGAAAACCAAAATAAAATTTTGATAGATCGTGGTCGCAATGTTAATGAGCGCTCTGCGGTTTTGATAGAAAACGGAATTTACAAAGGCTATGCTTTTTATGATTTGAATTACCAAGTAACCCATATTGATATTCTTAAAAATATTTTGATTCCGATGCAACACAATCGTGATGCAAAAACAATTATCCAAGGACAAATTAGAAGAAGTAAAACACTAAAAACAATTTCGTTTTAA
- a CDS encoding YggS family pyridoxal phosphate-dependent enzyme, translating to MSIQNNLRSIQASIPENVTLVAVSKTKPVPDLMEAYKAGQRIFGENKIQEMTDKWEAMPKDIQWHMIGHVQTNKVKYMAPYVSLIHGVDSLKLLQEINKQAQKNNRVIDCLLQVHIAEEESKFGLDEEELGEVLKQVQDDKNEMNHIRIVGLMGMATFTNNQTQVGKEFSRLKTIFDQYANLNTKNCQLNTLSMGMSGDYKLAIECGSTMVRIGSSIFGGR from the coding sequence ATGTCAATTCAAAATAATTTACGTTCTATTCAAGCTTCAATTCCTGAAAATGTAACTCTTGTAGCGGTTTCTAAAACCAAACCTGTCCCCGATTTAATGGAAGCGTATAAAGCTGGACAACGTATTTTTGGTGAAAACAAAATCCAAGAAATGACCGATAAATGGGAGGCGATGCCTAAAGACATTCAATGGCATATGATTGGACACGTTCAAACTAACAAAGTCAAGTATATGGCGCCTTATGTGAGTTTGATTCACGGAGTGGATAGTTTAAAATTACTACAAGAAATTAACAAACAAGCACAAAAAAATAACCGTGTTATTGATTGTTTATTGCAAGTGCATATTGCCGAGGAAGAGTCTAAATTTGGCTTAGACGAAGAGGAATTGGGTGAGGTACTGAAACAAGTTCAAGATGACAAAAATGAAATGAACCACATTCGAATTGTCGGATTAATGGGAATGGCAACCTTTACCAATAATCAAACTCAAGTGGGAAAAGAGTTCAGCCGTTTGAAAACGATTTTTGATCAATATGCCAATCTGAATACTAAAAACTGCCAGCTGAATACTTTATCAATGGGAATGTCTGGTGACTACAAACTTGCTATCGAATGCGGAAGTACGATGGTTCGAATTGGAAGTAGTATCTTTGGAGGACGATAA
- a CDS encoding 3-hydroxyacyl-CoA dehydrogenase family protein, translating into MKTIAVIGAGTMGNGIAHTFAQKGFTVKLIDVSEKALDKGMATISSNLDRMLAKGTITQEDVAKTITNIITYTDIKDGVVGVDLVIEAATENVDLKLAIFKQLNEACSHNTILATNTSSISITQIGAVVAHPERVIGMHFMNPVPIMQLVEVIRGYNTSDEVTQIIMQLSEKLGKTPVEVNDYPGFVANRILMPMINEAIETLYNQVAGVYEIDTVMKLGMAHPMGPLQLADFIGLDVCLSILNVMYDGFKNPKYAPCPLLVNMVRAGKLGVKSGEGFYNYAESKKAEKVAAQFI; encoded by the coding sequence ATGAAAACAATCGCTGTAATTGGAGCCGGAACTATGGGTAACGGAATTGCTCATACATTTGCTCAAAAAGGTTTTACTGTAAAATTAATTGATGTTTCTGAAAAGGCATTAGACAAAGGTATGGCTACCATTTCTAGTAATTTGGATAGAATGTTAGCTAAAGGAACTATCACGCAAGAAGATGTAGCTAAAACTATCACGAACATCATTACCTATACCGACATAAAAGATGGGGTGGTTGGCGTTGATTTAGTTATCGAAGCTGCTACCGAAAATGTAGATTTAAAACTAGCTATTTTCAAGCAATTGAATGAGGCTTGTTCTCATAATACAATATTGGCAACCAATACCTCGTCTATTTCAATTACTCAAATTGGAGCTGTTGTAGCGCATCCGGAACGTGTTATTGGAATGCACTTTATGAATCCTGTGCCGATTATGCAATTAGTCGAAGTTATTAGAGGTTACAATACCAGTGATGAAGTGACTCAAATTATCATGCAGCTTTCGGAAAAATTAGGAAAAACGCCCGTTGAAGTAAATGACTATCCAGGTTTTGTAGCCAATCGAATATTGATGCCCATGATTAATGAAGCGATCGAAACCTTGTACAATCAAGTTGCGGGAGTTTATGAAATTGATACCGTAATGAAATTAGGCATGGCACACCCGATGGGGCCGCTACAATTAGCTGATTTTATTGGACTAGACGTTTGTCTATCTATTCTAAATGTAATGTATGATGGTTTTAAAAATCCAAAATATGCACCCTGCCCATTATTGGTCAATATGGTTCGCGCAGGAAAATTAGGCGTAAAATCAGGAGAAGGTTTTTACAATTACGCAGAAAGCAAGAAAGCAGAAAAAGTAGCTGCTCAATTTATTTAA
- a CDS encoding Gfo/Idh/MocA family protein, which yields MLKIGVLGAGHLGKIHLRLLQQSEKYELVGFYDENQENGAKIAAEFGYKQFDTIAKLIHAVDVIDIVTPTLSHYKCAKVSIKSGKHVFIEKPIATTVEEAEEIIALANEYKVKGQVGHVERFNPAFIATKNMIENPMFIETHRLAEFNPRGTDVPVVLDLMIHDIDAILSVVNSKVKNINASGVSVISETPDIANARIEFENGCVANLTSSRISMKNMRKTRFFQKDAYISVDFLEKKCEVVKMKDAPEVPGDFDMILQNAEGIKKQIYFSNPDVQQNNAILDELESFADAIINDTTPVVTLEQATNALRVAYQIIESMEK from the coding sequence ATGCTGAAAATTGGAGTATTAGGTGCAGGTCACTTAGGTAAAATACATTTACGTTTATTACAACAGTCTGAGAAATACGAGTTAGTTGGATTCTACGATGAAAATCAAGAAAACGGAGCTAAAATTGCTGCAGAATTTGGTTACAAACAATTTGACACTATTGCTAAATTAATTCATGCTGTGGATGTTATTGATATTGTAACTCCTACACTTTCTCATTATAAATGTGCCAAAGTTTCTATCAAATCTGGAAAGCATGTATTTATTGAAAAACCAATTGCAACCACTGTTGAAGAGGCAGAAGAAATTATAGCTTTAGCTAACGAATACAAAGTCAAAGGTCAAGTAGGTCATGTAGAACGATTCAATCCCGCTTTTATTGCTACTAAAAACATGATCGAAAATCCGATGTTTATTGAAACTCATCGTTTGGCCGAATTCAATCCAAGAGGTACTGACGTTCCTGTAGTTTTAGATTTAATGATCCACGATATTGACGCTATCTTGAGTGTAGTCAATTCAAAAGTTAAAAATATTAATGCTAGCGGTGTTTCAGTTATTAGCGAAACACCGGATATTGCCAACGCCCGTATTGAATTTGAAAATGGTTGTGTGGCCAATTTGACTTCTAGCCGAATTTCGATGAAGAATATGCGTAAAACACGTTTCTTCCAAAAGGATGCGTACATCTCGGTAGATTTCCTTGAAAAAAAATGTGAAGTCGTTAAAATGAAAGATGCTCCTGAAGTTCCAGGTGACTTTGATATGATTTTACAAAATGCAGAAGGAATAAAAAAACAAATCTATTTTTCTAATCCTGATGTTCAACAAAACAACGCCATCCTTGACGAATTAGAATCTTTTGCTGATGCTATTATAAATGATACAACTCCTGTTGTGACTTTGGAGCAAGCTACGAATGCCTTACGTGTAGCGTATCAGATTATTGAATCAATGGAAAAATAA
- a CDS encoding protein-L-isoaspartate(D-aspartate) O-methyltransferase, with protein MKDTAKHQGLRNQLVSILEQKEITDKNVLEAIKKVPRHLFLNSSFEDYAYQDKAFPIGAGQTISQPYTVAFQSQLLEVQKGQKILEIGTGSGYQTAVLCTMGAKVYTIERQIELFKKTSVLLPKLGIRPKYFSSGDGYKGLEIHAPFDSIIVTAGAPIIPKPLMAQLKIGGRLVIPLGEEVQIMTMLIRKNETQFEKHEFGEFRFVPLLEDTN; from the coding sequence TTGAAAGATACTGCCAAACATCAAGGACTTCGTAATCAATTAGTAAGCATTTTAGAACAAAAAGAGATTACAGATAAAAATGTGCTTGAGGCAATTAAAAAAGTCCCAAGACATTTATTTCTAAACTCTAGTTTTGAAGATTATGCTTATCAAGATAAAGCTTTTCCAATTGGTGCTGGTCAGACGATCTCTCAACCTTATACAGTTGCATTTCAATCCCAATTATTAGAAGTCCAAAAAGGACAAAAAATATTAGAAATTGGTACAGGATCAGGATATCAAACGGCTGTTTTATGTACTATGGGAGCTAAAGTATATACAATAGAACGCCAAATTGAATTGTTTAAAAAAACATCAGTTTTACTACCAAAATTAGGAATTCGTCCCAAATACTTTTCGTCTGGAGATGGATACAAAGGATTGGAAATTCACGCGCCTTTTGACAGCATAATTGTTACTGCTGGCGCTCCAATAATTCCTAAACCTTTGATGGCTCAATTAAAAATAGGTGGGCGTTTAGTTATTCCATTGGGAGAAGAGGTACAAATTATGACCATGCTCATTCGTAAAAATGAAACTCAATTTGAAAAACACGAATTTGGAGAATTTAGATTCGTTCCTTTGTTAGAAGATACTAACTAA
- a CDS encoding Fic family protein, with protein sequence MKSLIKNAREKKGLKTRELAHLLGIDQALISKFESGTRKPTKDQVVKLASLLEIDYETLMVAWLKEKILYEIGQDEFALKALQVAEEEIRYVAKNNTNTLSKSLATLLAQIDVLKAKLDSFRQFDSYRISQALELEYTFESNRIEGNTMTLRETDLVINEGLTISGKSMREHLEAINHQEAIAFIKELMKKNTSLIEREVLSIHNLILRGIHPEDAGRYRKVQVMIKGSGHTPPQPFLVAKEMEDYFIWYETNKNKLHPIVLAAEMHERLVTIHPFIDGNGRTSRLVMNLILLQHGYVIANIKGDYDSRMSYYKALETAQTQNNKEDFILFVAQIEKESLERYLAIIGQ encoded by the coding sequence ATGAAATCACTAATCAAAAACGCTAGAGAAAAAAAAGGACTCAAAACAAGAGAACTAGCACATTTATTGGGTATAGACCAAGCTTTGATTAGTAAGTTTGAATCAGGTACAAGAAAACCAACAAAAGATCAAGTAGTTAAACTTGCTTCCCTATTGGAGATTGACTACGAAACACTGATGGTGGCGTGGTTAAAAGAAAAAATATTATACGAAATTGGTCAAGATGAATTCGCTCTAAAAGCTTTACAGGTTGCCGAAGAAGAAATACGATATGTTGCAAAAAACAACACTAATACACTTTCAAAATCTTTAGCAACACTTTTAGCTCAAATTGATGTTTTAAAAGCTAAATTAGACAGTTTTCGTCAATTTGATAGTTATAGAATTTCACAGGCTTTAGAATTGGAATACACCTTTGAAAGCAATAGAATTGAGGGAAACACCATGACCCTGCGTGAAACTGATTTAGTTATTAATGAAGGTTTGACAATTTCAGGGAAAAGTATGCGAGAGCATTTAGAGGCTATCAACCATCAGGAAGCAATAGCATTTATAAAAGAGTTAATGAAGAAAAACACTTCTTTGATTGAAAGAGAAGTTTTATCTATTCATAATCTTATTTTGAGAGGGATTCATCCTGAAGATGCAGGAAGATATAGAAAAGTACAAGTAATGATTAAAGGAAGTGGACATACTCCTCCTCAACCTTTTTTAGTAGCGAAGGAAATGGAAGATTATTTTATTTGGTATGAAACCAATAAAAATAAACTACACCCAATAGTTCTTGCCGCCGAAATGCACGAACGTTTAGTTACTATTCATCCATTTATTGATGGAAATGGCAGAACATCTCGTTTAGTAATGAACTTGATTTTATTGCAACATGGCTATGTAATTGCTAATATAAAAGGAGATTATGACAGTAGAATGAGCTATTATAAAGCCTTAGAAACTGCTCAAACTCAAAATAACAAAGAAGATTTTATCTTGTTTGTAGCTCAAATAGAAAAAGAGAGTTTGGAGCGCTATTTAGCGATTATCGGTCAATAA
- the smpB gene encoding SsrA-binding protein SmpB, which translates to MQKTVNILNKRARFDYEIIETYTAGIVLAGTEIKSIRLGKANITESFCEFSNNELFAINTYIEEYAFGNQFNHKSRSERKLLLNKRELKGLARSVQAKGLTIVPLKMFTNEKGMAKLEIGLCRGKKTYDKRESLKEQDTKRDLDRIKKAF; encoded by the coding sequence ATGCAAAAAACAGTTAACATACTTAATAAGAGAGCTCGTTTTGATTATGAAATAATCGAAACCTACACTGCTGGAATTGTATTAGCAGGTACCGAAATCAAATCCATTCGTTTAGGTAAAGCGAATATCACCGAGAGCTTTTGTGAATTTAGCAATAATGAACTTTTTGCTATTAATACTTACATTGAAGAATACGCTTTTGGTAATCAATTCAATCATAAATCTAGAAGCGAACGTAAACTACTTTTAAATAAAAGGGAGTTAAAAGGATTAGCCCGAAGTGTGCAAGCCAAAGGACTTACAATTGTTCCCTTAAAAATGTTTACCAATGAAAAAGGAATGGCAAAACTTGAAATTGGTCTTTGCCGTGGAAAAAAAACATATGATAAACGAGAATCCCTGAAAGAACAAGATACGAAAAGAGATTTGGACAGAATTAAGAAAGCTTTTTGA
- a CDS encoding phosphoglycerate mutase family protein, with product MKKLLVFLFLFGFQIHFGQNKTTQYYFIRHAEKADSSKNPDLSEKGLERAQEWKAFFSEINFDAVYSTDFKRTLQTINPIVSENGKLLKTYNPQLVDIETFKKETMGKTILIVGHSNTISKMVNQIIKENKYGDIAENQFGNLYIVTLFENQILSQLLHLK from the coding sequence ATGAAAAAGCTACTTGTATTCTTATTCCTTTTTGGTTTCCAAATTCATTTTGGCCAAAATAAAACGACCCAATATTACTTCATCAGACATGCTGAAAAAGCGGATAGTTCTAAAAATCCAGATTTATCAGAAAAAGGTTTAGAAAGAGCGCAAGAATGGAAAGCATTTTTTTCAGAAATTAATTTTGATGCTGTCTATTCTACTGATTTTAAAAGAACACTGCAAACAATTAATCCAATTGTATCAGAAAATGGTAAACTACTTAAAACATACAATCCGCAATTAGTAGACATAGAAACGTTTAAAAAGGAGACTATGGGTAAAACAATTTTAATTGTTGGTCACAGTAATACTATTTCTAAAATGGTAAACCAAATAATTAAAGAAAATAAGTACGGCGATATAGCGGAAAATCAATTTGGCAACTTGTACATTGTAACTCTATTTGAAAATCAAATACTATCACAACTCTTGCATTTAAAATAA
- a CDS encoding VF530 family DNA-binding protein — protein MENKSSKDPLHGITLQHIVEQLVQYYGFDTLGELIKIKCFNENPSIKSSLTFLRKTDWARKKVEELYIKTLPKIDVT, from the coding sequence ATGGAAAACAAATCTTCAAAAGATCCGCTTCACGGAATTACACTTCAACATATAGTAGAACAATTAGTTCAATATTATGGATTTGATACTCTTGGCGAATTAATTAAAATTAAGTGTTTTAATGAAAATCCATCAATAAAATCAAGTTTAACTTTTTTACGAAAAACGGACTGGGCTCGAAAAAAAGTAGAAGAGCTATATATCAAAACACTTCCAAAAATTGATGTTACTTGA